From a single Lactococcus carnosus genomic region:
- the fabZ gene encoding 3-hydroxyacyl-ACP dehydratase FabZ, which translates to MIDINQIKDALPHRYPMLLVDRVLEHSEDEITALKNVTINEPFFNGHFPEHPVMPGVLIMEALAQAAGVLELSRPENKGKLVFYAGMDGVKFKKQVVPGDQLILHAKFIKRRGPIAVVEAKATVDGKLAAKGTLTFAIGE; encoded by the coding sequence ATGATTGATATTAACCAAATAAAAGACGCCTTGCCACATCGCTACCCGATGCTACTTGTCGATCGCGTGCTGGAACATTCAGAAGACGAGATTACAGCCTTGAAGAATGTGACGATTAATGAACCCTTTTTCAATGGTCATTTTCCAGAGCATCCTGTGATGCCTGGTGTTTTGATCATGGAAGCTTTGGCTCAGGCAGCAGGCGTTTTAGAGCTATCAAGACCTGAAAATAAAGGTAAATTAGTCTTTTATGCGGGTATGGACGGTGTGAAATTTAAGAAGCAAGTTGTACCGGGTGATCAACTCATCCTACATGCTAAATTTATCAAACGTCGCGGACCAATTGCTGTTGTGGAAGCAAAAGCAACAGTTGACGGTAAGTTGGCAGCAAAAGGGACATTGACTTTTGCTATTGGCGAGTAA
- the accB gene encoding acetyl-CoA carboxylase biotin carboxyl carrier protein → MQINEVKDLMSQFDGSSLREFSYATSEFNLSFSKNNGVPVAPLAPSVPVVAAELSQAVSETTPAVAATAAPSEAVSLAEGEVVTSPLVGVAYLKPAPDKSDFVSVGDSVKKGQTLLIIEAMKVMNEIPAPHDGIVTEVLVSAEAMVEYGEELVRIK, encoded by the coding sequence ATCCAAATCAATGAAGTAAAAGACTTGATGTCACAGTTTGATGGCTCAAGCTTACGTGAATTTTCTTATGCAACATCAGAATTTAACTTGTCTTTCTCTAAAAATAACGGTGTGCCAGTCGCACCCCTAGCACCTAGTGTGCCTGTAGTAGCTGCTGAGTTGTCTCAAGCTGTTTCTGAAACTACGCCAGCTGTTGCTGCAACAGCTGCACCAAGTGAAGCTGTTAGCCTAGCTGAAGGTGAGGTGGTTACAAGTCCACTCGTAGGTGTTGCTTATCTTAAACCAGCACCTGACAAATCAGATTTTGTTAGCGTTGGTGATTCAGTGAAAAAAGGGCAAACCTTACTGATTATTGAGGCAATGAAAGTGATGAACGAGATTCCAGCACCGCATGATGGCATCGTTACAGAAGTGCTCGTATCAGCTGAAGCTATGGTTGAGTATGGAGAGGAATTGGTCCGCATCAAATGA
- the fabF gene encoding beta-ketoacyl-ACP synthase II: protein MTNRVVITGYGITSPIGNTPETFWTNLEAGNSGIDAITKFDATETGITVAGEVKDFPFDKYFVHKDKKRMDTFSIYAVYAALEALSMAGINTEDDTIDNDRFGAIIGSGIGGLPVIQEQGARLATRGPKRIAPLFVPLSIANMATGNVALRVKASGVSRAEVTACAAGTNAIGSAFREIKHGYADIMLAGGTEAAICDLGVGGFANLTALTKETDPKRASIPFDKNRSGFVLGEGSGVLVLESLEHAQKRGATILAEIVGYGSTNDAHHMTTPLPEGSGAAKAMQLALDEAGIQASEVGYINAHGTSTQANEKGEALAIHTVFGDDENVLVSSTKALTGHALGAAGGIEAIATLQAIQHQYAPVNAGTTELDENTSIINVVLGQGKKHDIKYAISNSLGFGGHNAVIALKKWEGE from the coding sequence ATGACAAATCGTGTAGTTATCACAGGATACGGGATTACATCACCGATTGGCAATACCCCTGAAACATTTTGGACAAATCTTGAAGCTGGTAACAGCGGGATTGATGCTATCACAAAATTTGATGCAACAGAGACTGGTATCACAGTAGCTGGAGAAGTCAAAGATTTTCCTTTTGATAAGTATTTTGTACATAAAGATAAAAAACGGATGGATACCTTTAGTATCTATGCTGTTTATGCTGCCTTAGAAGCGCTAAGCATGGCTGGTATCAACACTGAAGATGATACGATTGATAATGACCGTTTTGGTGCGATTATCGGCTCTGGTATTGGTGGCTTACCGGTAATTCAAGAACAAGGTGCACGTCTCGCTACACGTGGTCCTAAACGGATTGCGCCACTTTTTGTACCGCTTTCTATCGCCAATATGGCGACAGGAAATGTTGCCTTGCGTGTTAAAGCAAGCGGTGTTAGCCGTGCTGAAGTAACAGCATGTGCAGCAGGGACAAATGCTATCGGGTCAGCTTTTCGTGAAATTAAACATGGCTATGCCGATATTATGTTGGCTGGTGGTACGGAAGCTGCGATCTGTGATTTGGGTGTCGGTGGGTTTGCTAACTTAACAGCCTTAACGAAAGAAACAGATCCAAAACGTGCTTCTATTCCTTTTGACAAAAATCGGTCTGGTTTCGTATTGGGAGAAGGCTCAGGTGTCTTAGTACTTGAAAGTCTAGAACATGCTCAAAAACGTGGTGCAACGATTTTGGCTGAGATTGTGGGCTATGGCTCAACAAATGATGCCCATCACATGACAACACCATTGCCAGAAGGCTCTGGTGCTGCTAAAGCCATGCAACTAGCCCTTGATGAAGCAGGAATTCAAGCAAGCGAAGTGGGCTATATTAACGCACATGGGACATCAACACAAGCCAATGAAAAAGGCGAAGCACTTGCCATTCATACTGTTTTTGGGGATGATGAAAATGTCTTAGTTTCTTCTACAAAAGCTTTAACTGGTCATGCACTTGGTGCTGCTGGTGGGATTGAAGCAATCGCGACACTACAAGCAATTCAACACCAATATGCGCCTGTCAATGCTGGTACAACAGAACTTGATGAGAACACATCAATTATTAATGTGGTACTGGGCCAAGGTAAAAAACATGATATCAAATATGCCATCTCCAATTCACTTGGTTTTGGTGGGCATAATGCTGTCATCGCACTTAAAAAATGGGAAGGTGAATAA
- the fabG gene encoding 3-oxoacyl-[acyl-carrier-protein] reductase, with protein sequence MEITNKNVFVSGSTRGIGLAIAHHFAANGANIILNGRSEIAADLLASFDQYGVKVTGISGDVSDFDDAKRMIDEATTALGSVDILINNAGITADKLMLKMTADDFEKVLKINLTGAFNMTQAVLKPMTKARQGAIINMTSVVGLMGNIGQANYAASKAGLIGLTKSVAREVAGRNIRVNAIAPGFIESDMTDVLSDKVKDAMKAQIPMKRFGNTEEIATTALFLASQEYITGQTIAIDGGMSM encoded by the coding sequence ATGGAAATTACAAATAAGAACGTCTTTGTTTCTGGATCAACACGTGGTATTGGTCTAGCAATTGCCCATCATTTTGCGGCTAATGGTGCCAACATTATCCTGAATGGTCGCTCAGAAATAGCAGCTGATTTACTTGCTAGTTTTGATCAATATGGGGTAAAAGTGACTGGTATTTCAGGTGATGTTAGTGATTTTGATGATGCTAAACGCATGATTGATGAAGCAACAACAGCACTTGGTAGTGTTGATATTCTGATTAATAATGCAGGGATTACTGCTGATAAATTAATGCTTAAAATGACAGCAGATGATTTTGAAAAAGTGCTAAAAATCAACCTAACGGGTGCTTTTAACATGACACAGGCTGTTTTGAAACCGATGACTAAAGCGCGCCAAGGTGCGATTATCAATATGACCTCTGTTGTCGGTTTGATGGGAAATATCGGTCAAGCAAACTATGCGGCTTCAAAAGCTGGTTTGATTGGTCTGACAAAATCAGTGGCGCGTGAAGTTGCTGGGCGTAATATTCGTGTTAATGCGATTGCACCAGGCTTTATCGAAAGTGATATGACAGATGTCTTATCTGATAAAGTGAAGGATGCGATGAAAGCGCAAATTCCGATGAAACGTTTTGGTAATACTGAGGAAATTGCAACAACTGCACTATTCCTTGCTAGCCAAGAATATATTACTGGTCAAACAATCGCCATCGATGGCGGGATGAGCATGTAG